In one Pseudomonas tensinigenes genomic region, the following are encoded:
- a CDS encoding efflux RND transporter permease subunit: MRFNLSEWALRNRQIVLFLMLLLAIVGALSYTKLGQSEDPPFTFKAMVIQTRWPGATAQEVSRQVTERIEKKLMETGEYERIVSFSRPGESQVTFIARDSMHSKQIPDLWYQVRKKVSDIRQTLPPDIQGPFFNDEFGTTFGNIYALTGDGFDYAVLKDYADRIQIQLQRVKDVGKVDLLGLQDEKIWVELSNVKLATLGLPLAAVQQALQEQNAVSTAGFFETGSERLQLRVSGNFQTVEEIKNFPIRVGDRTFRISDVADVRRGFNDPPAPRMRFMGEDAIGLAVAMKDGGDILVLGKALEGEFSRIQKNLPAGMQLRKVSDQPAAVKTGVGEFVQVLVEALAIVLLVSFFSLGVRTGMVVALTIPLVLAMTFACMYYLGIGLHKISLGALVLALGLLVDDAIIAVEMMAIKMEQGFDRIRAASYAWTSTAFPMLTGTLITAAGFLPIATAQSGTGEYTRSIFQVVTIALLASWVAAVVFVPYLGEKLLPDLAKIHAVKHGTGDGQPDPYGTPFYQRVRRLVEWCVAHRKTVIVLTVGLFIASVMLFRFVPQQFFPASNRLELMVDLKLAEGASLANTTGEVKRLEAMLKEHAGIDNYVAYVGTGSPRFYLPLDQQLPAASFAQFVVLAKTIEEREALRSWLIETLNEQFPALRSRVTRLENGPPVGYPVQFRVTGEHIEEVRALARKVAAKVRENPHVVNVHLDWEEPSKVVYLNIDQDRARALGVSTANLAKFLQSSLTGSSVSQYREDNELIEILLRGTVHERTELSLLPSLAVPTDNGRSVALSQIATLEYGFEEGIIWHRNRLPNVTVRADIYGKEQPATLVKQIMPTLDSIRAELPDGYLLDVGGTVEDSERGQKSVNAGVPMFIVVVLTLLMVQLRSFSRTAMVFLTAPLGLIGVVLFLMVFRQPFGFVAMLGTIALSGMIMRNSVILVDQIEQDIASGLKPWQAIIEATVRRFRPIVLTALAAVLAMIPLSRSVFFGPMAVAIMGGLIVATALTLLFLPALYAAWFRVRRDA; the protein is encoded by the coding sequence ATGCGCTTCAACCTTTCCGAATGGGCGCTGCGTAATCGCCAGATCGTACTGTTCCTGATGCTTTTGCTGGCGATTGTCGGCGCCTTGTCCTACACCAAACTCGGCCAGAGCGAAGACCCGCCGTTCACTTTCAAAGCCATGGTGATTCAGACCCGTTGGCCGGGTGCGACCGCGCAGGAAGTCTCGCGGCAGGTTACCGAACGCATCGAAAAGAAACTGATGGAAACCGGTGAGTACGAACGCATCGTGTCGTTCTCGCGCCCCGGCGAATCGCAGGTCACCTTCATTGCCCGCGACTCTATGCATTCCAAGCAAATCCCTGACCTCTGGTATCAGGTGCGCAAGAAGGTCAGCGATATTCGCCAGACCTTGCCGCCGGATATTCAGGGTCCGTTCTTCAACGATGAATTCGGCACCACGTTCGGCAATATCTATGCGCTGACCGGCGACGGTTTCGATTACGCCGTGCTCAAGGATTACGCCGACCGCATCCAGATCCAGCTGCAACGGGTCAAGGATGTCGGCAAGGTCGACTTGCTCGGTTTGCAGGACGAGAAGATCTGGGTCGAGCTGTCCAACGTCAAGCTGGCGACCCTTGGCTTGCCGCTGGCGGCAGTGCAACAGGCGCTGCAAGAGCAGAACGCGGTCTCTACCGCAGGTTTCTTCGAGACTGGTAGCGAGCGCTTGCAGCTACGGGTTTCGGGGAATTTTCAGACGGTCGAGGAGATAAAAAACTTCCCGATCCGCGTCGGTGATCGTACGTTCCGCATCTCCGATGTCGCCGACGTGCGTCGCGGTTTCAACGATCCACCGGCGCCGCGCATGCGCTTCATGGGCGAAGACGCGATTGGTCTCGCCGTGGCGATGAAGGATGGCGGCGACATTCTAGTGCTCGGTAAAGCGCTGGAAGGAGAGTTCTCGCGCATCCAGAAAAACCTCCCGGCCGGTATGCAATTACGCAAGGTTTCCGATCAACCGGCGGCGGTGAAAACCGGGGTCGGCGAGTTTGTTCAAGTACTGGTCGAGGCGCTGGCGATTGTCTTGCTGGTGAGCTTCTTCTCCCTCGGCGTGCGCACCGGCATGGTGGTGGCGCTGACCATTCCGCTGGTGCTGGCGATGACCTTCGCCTGTATGTATTACCTCGGCATCGGCCTGCACAAGATCTCTCTTGGCGCGTTGGTGCTGGCGCTGGGTTTGCTGGTGGACGATGCGATCATTGCTGTGGAAATGATGGCGATCAAAATGGAGCAGGGCTTCGACCGTATTCGTGCGGCGAGTTATGCCTGGACCAGCACCGCATTTCCAATGCTCACCGGTACGTTGATCACTGCCGCCGGGTTCTTGCCGATTGCCACGGCGCAATCCGGCACTGGCGAATACACCCGGTCGATCTTTCAGGTAGTGACCATCGCGTTGCTCGCGTCATGGGTGGCGGCGGTGGTGTTTGTGCCGTATCTGGGGGAAAAACTGCTGCCGGATCTGGCGAAAATTCATGCGGTCAAACACGGCACCGGCGATGGCCAGCCTGATCCGTATGGCACGCCGTTTTATCAGCGCGTTCGGCGCTTGGTGGAATGGTGCGTGGCGCATCGCAAGACCGTGATCGTGCTGACGGTCGGGCTGTTTATCGCCTCGGTGATGTTGTTCCGCTTCGTGCCACAGCAGTTCTTCCCGGCTTCCAATCGACTGGAGTTGATGGTCGATCTGAAACTGGCCGAAGGCGCGTCGCTGGCCAATACCACCGGTGAGGTGAAACGGCTGGAGGCGATGCTCAAGGAGCATGCCGGCATTGATAATTACGTCGCCTATGTTGGCACGGGGTCGCCGCGTTTCTATCTGCCGCTGGATCAGCAATTGCCGGCGGCGAGCTTCGCGCAGTTTGTGGTGTTGGCGAAAACCATCGAGGAGCGCGAAGCACTACGCAGCTGGTTGATTGAAACGCTTAACGAGCAGTTCCCGGCATTGCGTTCGCGGGTTACGCGGTTGGAGAACGGTCCGCCGGTTGGCTATCCGGTGCAGTTCCGCGTCACTGGTGAGCACATCGAAGAAGTCCGCGCGTTGGCGCGCAAGGTGGCGGCCAAGGTTCGCGAGAATCCGCATGTGGTCAATGTGCATCTGGATTGGGAAGAGCCGAGCAAGGTCGTGTACCTGAATATCGATCAGGATCGTGCCCGGGCGTTGGGTGTGAGCACGGCCAATCTGGCGAAATTCCTGCAGAGTTCGTTGACCGGGTCGAGTGTCAGCCAGTACCGCGAAGACAATGAGTTGATCGAGATTCTGCTGCGCGGCACGGTGCATGAGCGCACTGAATTGTCGTTGTTGCCGAGTCTGGCGGTGCCGACGGATAACGGCCGCAGTGTGGCGTTGTCGCAGATTGCCACGCTGGAATACGGCTTCGAAGAGGGGATTATCTGGCACCGCAATCGCCTGCCGAACGTGACCGTGCGGGCGGATATTTATGGCAAGGAGCAGCCGGCGACGTTGGTGAAGCAGATCATGCCGACGCTGGATTCGATTCGCGCCGAGTTGCCCGATGGTTATCTGTTGGATGTCGGTGGCACGGTGGAGGATTCCGAGCGTGGGCAGAAGTCGGTGAATGCCGGGGTGCCGATGTTCATTGTCGTGGTGCTGACGTTGCTGATGGTGCAGTTGCGCAGTTTTTCGCGCACGGCGATGGTGTTTTTGACGGCGCCGTTGGGGTTGATCGGGGTGGTGCTGTTTTTGATGGTGTTCCGTCAGCCGTTCGGGTTTGTGGCGATGTTGGGGACGATTGCGTTGTCGGGGATGATCATGCGCAATTCGGTGATTCTGGTGGATCAGATTGAGCAGGATATTGCTTCGGGGCTTAAGCCTTGGCAGGCGATTATCGAGGCTACGGTTCGACGCTTTCGGCCGATTGTGTTGACGGCGCTGGCGGCGGTTTTGGCGATGATTCCGTTGTCACGTAGTGTGTTTTTTGGGCCGATGGCGGTGGCGATCATGGGTGGGTTGATTGTTGCGACTGCGCTGACGTTGTTGTTTTTGCCGGCGTTGTATGCGGCTTGGTTCCGGGTGCGTAGGGACGCTTGA
- a CDS encoding Fic family protein yields MKKPPALKGRTDPVFDLLVRPPQKHRLEDYLALLKPLDDQGRYLPFEALRYRWAPGLDARLCWALVKKARAAQHINLLPLGEPVQWGKYLLTPLAQKTISIVDRQASTAALEYMTSQIGERAHFSYLLNDLIEDEAIASSQLEGAATTTRVAKDMLKQQRQPRTPDERMVMGNYRMMNFAWERRYEPMSVELIAAIHRVGVEGIDDEQYSPGVFRANDEVVVQDGAGDTVHRPPPAAGLVSRLERLSHWINLPEGSPQETSYLHPLIKAITLHFALGYEHPFRDGNGRVARALFYWFMFKNEFAAFRYIAISLLLRNAPVKYGRSYLHTEADELDLTYFIEFQCSVIQRAVLGFTDVYRKSVGCTEEFERRLKNCGFFDQLTEKQRALYEVAKNGVAKEFTASNVAENFACSHSEAASALDGLDELRVFERRKMGREWVFFLRNPVGGWKHGSEFLRPHVVTA; encoded by the coding sequence ATGAAAAAGCCGCCAGCATTGAAAGGCAGAACCGACCCCGTTTTCGACTTGTTGGTGCGCCCGCCCCAGAAGCATCGTCTGGAGGATTATCTTGCGCTGCTCAAGCCGCTCGATGATCAAGGTCGTTATCTGCCATTTGAAGCGTTGCGTTATCGCTGGGCGCCAGGGCTGGATGCCAGACTGTGCTGGGCTTTGGTCAAGAAGGCACGCGCTGCCCAGCACATTAACCTTCTGCCACTGGGCGAGCCTGTGCAGTGGGGCAAGTATCTGTTGACGCCGTTGGCACAGAAAACCATCTCCATCGTGGATCGACAGGCCAGTACTGCGGCGCTGGAATATATGACCAGCCAGATCGGCGAGCGGGCGCATTTCAGTTATCTGCTTAACGATTTGATCGAAGATGAAGCCATCGCCAGCAGTCAGCTGGAAGGCGCTGCGACGACTACGCGTGTGGCCAAGGACATGCTCAAGCAGCAGCGCCAGCCCCGCACTCCGGATGAACGCATGGTGATGGGGAATTACCGGATGATGAATTTCGCCTGGGAGAGGCGTTACGAACCGATGAGCGTGGAGTTGATTGCGGCGATTCATCGGGTGGGGGTCGAGGGTATCGATGACGAGCAGTATTCCCCAGGGGTGTTCAGGGCCAATGACGAGGTGGTCGTTCAGGACGGGGCGGGCGACACGGTGCACCGGCCACCACCTGCAGCAGGATTGGTGTCGCGGCTTGAGCGACTGTCGCACTGGATCAATCTGCCCGAAGGCTCACCGCAAGAGACGAGCTACCTGCATCCACTGATCAAGGCGATCACGCTGCATTTTGCCTTGGGCTACGAACATCCCTTCCGCGACGGTAACGGGCGGGTCGCCAGGGCGTTGTTTTACTGGTTCATGTTCAAGAACGAGTTTGCGGCGTTTCGCTACATAGCGATCAGTTTGTTACTGCGTAATGCACCGGTGAAATATGGACGTTCATACCTGCATACCGAGGCGGATGAGCTGGATCTGACGTACTTCATCGAATTCCAGTGTTCGGTGATCCAGCGAGCGGTGCTCGGGTTTACTGATGTTTACCGCAAGAGCGTGGGGTGCACCGAAGAGTTCGAGCGCAGGCTGAAGAATTGCGGCTTCTTTGATCAACTCACGGAAAAACAACGCGCGTTGTACGAGGTGGCCAAAAACGGAGTGGCGAAGGAGTTCACCGCGAGCAATGTGGCTGAGAATTTTGCTTGCTCGCATAGCGAGGCGGCGTCGGCACTAGACGGATTAGACGAGTTACGAGTTTTTGAACGAAGGAAGATGGGGCGGGAGTGGGTGTTCTTTTTACGTAATCCTGTAGGTGGATGGAAGCACGGGAGCGAATTCCTTCGCCCCCATGTTGTGACAGCTTAG
- a CDS encoding DUF4197 domain-containing protein → MLRPTLRFAGLCAGLMISASALALSLSDLSQKDATGGLKDALTQGAQIAVKQLGTPGGFSNNPDVKIELPGKLGKAASKMKAFGMGAQVEELETAMNKAAESAVTQAQPILVDAVKKMSVEDAKGILSGGKDSATQYLDKSSREQIRAKFLPIVKQATDKVGVAQKYNSFAGQAAAFGVVDAKSANVENYVTEQALNGLFEMIGKQEETIRQNPAAAATSLAKKVFGTL, encoded by the coding sequence ATGCTCCGCCCTACCCTTCGCTTCGCCGGCCTGTGCGCAGGCCTGATGATCTCCGCCAGCGCGCTGGCCCTGTCGCTCAGTGACCTGTCGCAAAAAGACGCCACCGGCGGCCTCAAGGATGCCCTGACCCAAGGCGCACAAATTGCCGTCAAACAACTGGGCACCCCCGGCGGCTTTAGCAACAACCCGGACGTGAAGATCGAACTGCCGGGCAAACTCGGCAAAGCCGCGAGCAAAATGAAAGCCTTCGGCATGGGCGCTCAGGTTGAAGAACTGGAAACAGCCATGAACAAGGCGGCGGAAAGCGCTGTAACTCAAGCCCAGCCAATCCTCGTCGACGCCGTGAAAAAAATGAGCGTGGAAGACGCCAAAGGCATCCTCAGCGGCGGCAAGGACTCGGCCACGCAATACCTCGACAAATCCAGCCGCGAACAGATCCGCGCCAAGTTCCTGCCAATCGTCAAGCAAGCGACCGACAAGGTTGGCGTAGCGCAGAAGTACAACTCGTTCGCGGGCCAGGCTGCTGCGTTTGGCGTTGTCGATGCGAAGAGCGCCAACGTTGAAAACTACGTCACCGAGCAAGCGCTGAATGGCCTGTTCGAAATGATCGGCAAACAGGAAGAAACCATCCGCCAGAACCCGGCCGCTGCGGCGACCAGTCTGGCGAAGAAGGTGTTCGGGACGCTCTAA
- a CDS encoding YbaY family lipoprotein, with translation MKKLTLLAAATLLSACQSTSPAGKVGLDGEVFYLQRIALPPSATLSVSLQDVSLADAPAVVLDEQKGPVKGQVPLPFHLSYDPTQVKPGHRYSVSARIEVNGELMFITTENHAVQLDGNDPQPLKIRVDAVR, from the coding sequence ATGAAAAAACTGACTCTGCTCGCCGCCGCTACGCTGTTGAGCGCCTGCCAATCGACCAGTCCCGCCGGCAAGGTCGGCCTCGACGGTGAAGTGTTCTACCTGCAGCGCATCGCCCTGCCTCCGAGCGCGACCCTCAGCGTCAGCCTGCAGGACGTTTCGCTGGCCGATGCGCCAGCCGTGGTGCTGGACGAGCAGAAAGGCCCGGTCAAAGGCCAGGTGCCGCTGCCCTTCCACTTGAGCTACGATCCGACGCAGGTCAAACCCGGCCATCGTTACTCGGTCAGCGCGCGCATTGAAGTCAACGGCGAACTGATGTTCATCACCACCGAAAACCACGCCGTGCAACTCGACGGCAACGACCCGCAGCCGCTGAAAATCCGCGTCGACGCCGTTCGTTAA
- the plsB gene encoding glycerol-3-phosphate 1-O-acyltransferase PlsB — translation MTRSPFRRLVFGTLRRLLYLWVRSETINQSSFTLNLDRSRPVFYVLQNPSLTDLAVLDTECTKAGLPRPVLPVSVGSLIEPAAFFYLTPDPDWLGRQDKRGAPPTLTRLVSALTQNAAEDAQIIPVSVFWGQSPDSENSPWKLLFADSWAVTGRLRRLLSIIVLGRKTRVQFSAPIHLRELIEHNKGHERTVRMAQRILRVHFRNLKAAVIGPDISHRRNLVKGLLNQPLVKQAILDEAERENISPEKAKAQALRYGNEIASDYTYTAIRFLEVVLSWFWNKIYDGIKVNHIEGVQKVAQGHEVIYVPCHRSHIDYLLLSYLLFRNGLTPPHIAAGINLNMPVIGSLLRRGGAFFMRRTFKGNPLYTSVFNEYLHTLFTKGFPVEYFVEGGRSRTGRMLQPKTGMLAITMRSFLRSSRMPIVFVPVYIGYERVLEGRTYLGELRGASKKKESIFDIFKVIGALKQRFGQVAVNFGEPIKLAEFLDAEQPDWRQQELGPQYKPAWLNETTNRLGEKVAQHLNEAAAINPVNLVALALLSTTRLALDDRAMARVLDLYLALLRKVPYSPHTTLPEGDGRALIEHVKDMDLLAEQNDALGKILYLDEQNAVLMTYYRNNVLHIFALPALLASFFQSASRMSREQILRYTRALYPYLQSELFIRWTLDELDGVVDQWLDAFVEQGLLRFEKDVYLRPAPSSRHFVLLTLLSKSIAQTLQRFYMTVSLLLNSGQNSISAEELEDLCTVMAQRLSILHGLNAPEFFDKSLFRHFIQTLLDLDVLRRDEAGKLSYHELLGELAEGAAKRVLPAEIRLSIRQVALHRSEDAADQVVAQPET, via the coding sequence ATGACCCGTTCTCCGTTCCGCCGTCTTGTGTTTGGCACCCTGCGCCGACTGTTGTACCTCTGGGTTCGCTCGGAGACGATCAACCAGTCGTCGTTCACCCTCAACCTCGACCGCAGTCGTCCGGTGTTCTACGTCCTGCAAAACCCTTCGCTGACCGATCTGGCCGTGCTCGACACCGAGTGCACCAAGGCCGGCCTGCCGCGTCCGGTGCTGCCGGTGTCGGTGGGTTCGCTGATCGAACCGGCGGCGTTTTTCTACCTGACGCCGGATCCGGACTGGCTCGGTCGCCAGGACAAACGCGGCGCACCGCCGACCCTGACGCGTCTGGTCAGCGCCCTCACCCAGAACGCTGCCGAAGACGCGCAGATCATCCCGGTCAGCGTGTTCTGGGGCCAATCGCCGGACAGCGAAAACAGTCCGTGGAAGCTGTTGTTCGCCGACAGCTGGGCCGTTACCGGGCGTTTGCGTCGCTTGCTGAGCATCATTGTTCTCGGGCGTAAAACCCGCGTGCAGTTCTCCGCGCCAATTCACCTGCGCGAGCTGATCGAACACAACAAGGGCCACGAGCGCACCGTGCGCATGGCCCAGCGCATCCTGCGCGTACACTTCCGCAATCTGAAAGCGGCGGTCATCGGCCCGGACATTTCCCACCGTCGCAATCTGGTCAAAGGCTTGCTCAACCAGCCACTGGTCAAGCAAGCGATCCTCGACGAAGCCGAGCGAGAAAACATCTCCCCCGAGAAAGCCAAGGCTCAGGCCTTGCGCTACGGCAACGAGATCGCCTCGGACTACACCTACACCGCGATCCGTTTTCTGGAAGTGGTGTTGAGCTGGTTCTGGAACAAGATTTACGACGGCATCAAGGTCAACCACATCGAAGGCGTGCAGAAAGTCGCCCAGGGTCACGAAGTGATCTATGTGCCGTGTCACCGCAGCCACATCGACTACCTGCTGCTGTCGTATCTGCTGTTCCGCAACGGCCTGACCCCGCCGCACATTGCCGCCGGGATCAACCTGAACATGCCGGTGATCGGCAGCCTGCTGCGCCGTGGCGGCGCATTCTTCATGCGTCGCACGTTCAAGGGCAATCCGCTGTACACCTCGGTGTTCAACGAATACCTGCACACCCTGTTCACCAAAGGCTTCCCGGTCGAATACTTCGTCGAGGGCGGCCGCTCGCGCACCGGACGCATGCTGCAGCCAAAAACCGGCATGCTCGCCATTACCATGCGCAGCTTCCTGCGTTCGTCGCGCATGCCGATCGTGTTTGTGCCGGTGTACATCGGTTATGAGCGCGTGCTGGAAGGTCGCACCTACCTCGGCGAACTGCGCGGGGCGAGCAAGAAGAAAGAATCGATCTTCGACATTTTCAAAGTCATCGGTGCGCTCAAACAGCGTTTCGGTCAGGTCGCGGTGAACTTCGGTGAGCCGATCAAACTGGCGGAATTCCTCGACGCCGAGCAACCGGACTGGCGCCAGCAGGAACTCGGCCCGCAGTACAAACCAGCGTGGCTCAACGAAACCACCAATCGCCTCGGCGAGAAAGTCGCGCAGCATCTGAACGAAGCGGCGGCGATCAACCCGGTAAATCTAGTGGCGCTGGCGCTGCTGTCGACCACGCGTCTGGCGCTGGACGATCGCGCGATGGCGCGGGTGCTCGATCTGTATCTGGCGCTACTGCGCAAGGTTCCGTACTCGCCACACACTACGCTGCCGGAAGGCGACGGCCGCGCGTTGATCGAGCATGTGAAGGACATGGATCTGCTCGCCGAGCAGAACGATGCGCTGGGCAAGATTCTCTATCTGGATGAGCAGAATGCCGTCCTGATGACCTACTACCGCAACAACGTGCTGCACATCTTCGCCCTGCCGGCACTGCTGGCGAGCTTCTTCCAGAGCGCCTCGCGCATGAGCCGCGAACAGATCCTGCGCTACACCCGCGCGCTGTATCCGTACCTGCAATCGGAACTGTTCATTCGCTGGACGCTGGACGAACTGGACGGTGTGGTCGATCAGTGGCTGGACGCATTCGTCGAGCAAGGCCTGCTGCGTTTCGAGAAGGATGTTTATCTGCGTCCGGCGCCAAGCTCGCGGCATTTCGTCCTGCTGACGCTGCTGTCGAAAAGCATCGCGCAGACCTTGCAGCGCTTCTACATGACCGTGTCCTTGCTGCTCAACAGCGGCCAGAACAGTATCAGCGCCGAAGAGCTGGAAGACCTCTGCACCGTCATGGCCCAGCGCCTGTCGATCCTCCACGGCCTGAATGCGCCGGAGTTCTTCGACAAGAGCCTGTTCCGCCACTTTATCCAGACCCTGCTCGACCTCGACGTGCTGCGTCGCGACGAGGCCGGCAAACTGAGTTATCACGAACTGCTCGGCGAACTCGCCGAAGGTGCGGCCAAACGTGTGTTGCCGGCGGAGATTCGCTTGTCGATCCGCCAGGTGGCGCTGCATCGCAGTGAGGATGCTGCAGATCAGGTCGTCGCCCAACCCGAGACCTGA
- a CDS encoding cold-shock protein, with protein sequence MATRETGNVKWFNDAKGYGFIQREDGVDVFVHYRAIRGEGHRSLTEGQQVEYAVITGEKGLQAEDVVGL encoded by the coding sequence ATGGCAACACGTGAAACCGGCAACGTGAAGTGGTTCAACGACGCCAAGGGCTACGGCTTTATCCAGCGCGAAGACGGGGTGGACGTGTTCGTGCACTACCGCGCGATTCGTGGCGAAGGGCATCGGTCGCTGACTGAAGGCCAGCAGGTCGAATACGCGGTGATTACTGGCGAGAAGGGTTTGCAGGCTGAGGATGTTGTAGGCTTGTAA
- a CDS encoding putative RNA methyltransferase: MLACPICNEPLNAVDNGVVCPAGHRFDRARQGYLNLLPVQHKNSRDPGDNQAMVEARRDFLNAGHYAPVAKRLAELAASYAPDRWVDIGCGEGYYTAQIAEALPNADGYALDISREAVKRACKRNPAISWLIASMARVPLASGSCQFLASVFSPLDWEEAKRLLSVGGGLMKVGPTSGHLMELRERLYDEVREYTDDKHLALVPQGMALAHSETLEFKLTLDRPEDRANLLAMTPHGWRASAERRAAVIEQAEPFETTVSMRYDYFVLQ; encoded by the coding sequence ATGCTTGCTTGCCCCATCTGCAATGAACCGCTGAATGCGGTGGACAACGGCGTGGTCTGCCCCGCCGGCCACCGCTTCGACCGTGCGCGCCAGGGTTACCTGAACCTGCTGCCGGTGCAGCACAAGAACAGCCGCGACCCTGGCGACAACCAGGCCATGGTCGAAGCGCGCCGCGATTTCTTGAACGCTGGCCATTACGCGCCGGTGGCCAAGCGTCTGGCCGAGCTGGCGGCGAGTTACGCGCCGGATCGCTGGGTCGACATCGGCTGTGGCGAGGGTTATTACACCGCGCAAATTGCCGAGGCCTTGCCGAACGCTGATGGCTACGCGCTGGATATTTCCCGCGAGGCGGTCAAACGCGCCTGCAAGCGCAACCCGGCGATTAGCTGGTTGATCGCCAGCATGGCGCGTGTGCCGTTGGCATCGGGCAGCTGCCAGTTTCTCGCCAGCGTTTTCAGTCCTTTGGATTGGGAAGAAGCCAAGCGTCTGCTCAGTGTCGGCGGCGGTCTGATGAAAGTCGGCCCGACCAGCGGCCACCTGATGGAACTGCGCGAACGCCTGTACGACGAAGTGCGCGAATACACCGACGACAAGCATCTGGCCCTGGTGCCGCAAGGCATGGCGCTGGCGCACAGTGAAACCCTGGAATTCAAGCTGACGCTGGACAGGCCCGAGGATCGCGCCAACCTGTTGGCGATGACACCCCACGGCTGGCGCGCCAGTGCCGAGCGTCGTGCGGCGGTGATCGAGCAGGCCGAGCCGTTCGAGACCACCGTGTCGATGCGCTACGATTATTTCGTTCTTCAATAA
- the dapE gene encoding succinyl-diaminopimelate desuccinylase has protein sequence MTAHADLSPTLQLAIDLIRRPSVTPVDADCQKQMMQRLGDAGFTLEPMRIEDVDNFWATHGNNDGPVLCFAGHTDVVPTGPVTAWQIDPFNALIDEHGMLCGRGAADMKGSLASMTVAAERFVADYPNHKGKVAFLITSDEEGPAHHGTKAVVERLAARNERLDWCIVGEPSSTTLVGDVVKNGRRGSLGAKLTVKGIQGHVAYPHLAKNPIHLAAPALAELAAEHWDHGNDFFPPTSFQISNVNSGTGATNVIPGDLVAVFNFRFSTESTVEGLQKRVADILDKHDLDWHIDWALSGLPFLTEPGALLDAVSASIKDITGRETKASTSGGTSDGRFIATMGTQVVELGPVNATIHQVNERVLAADLDVLTEIYYQTMIKLLA, from the coding sequence ATGACGGCCCACGCCGACCTTTCGCCGACCCTCCAACTCGCCATCGACCTGATCCGCCGTCCGTCTGTGACGCCGGTCGACGCCGATTGCCAGAAGCAGATGATGCAGCGCCTGGGCGATGCCGGTTTCACTCTCGAGCCGATGCGTATCGAAGATGTGGATAACTTCTGGGCGACCCACGGCAACAACGACGGCCCGGTGCTGTGCTTCGCCGGCCACACCGACGTGGTGCCGACCGGCCCGGTCACCGCGTGGCAGATCGACCCGTTCAACGCGCTGATCGATGAACACGGCATGCTCTGCGGCCGTGGCGCGGCGGACATGAAAGGCAGCCTGGCGTCGATGACCGTCGCCGCCGAGCGCTTCGTTGCCGACTACCCGAATCACAAGGGCAAGGTCGCGTTCCTGATCACCAGCGACGAAGAAGGCCCGGCGCACCACGGCACCAAGGCTGTGGTCGAGCGTCTGGCTGCACGTAACGAGCGTCTGGACTGGTGCATCGTCGGCGAACCGTCGAGCACCACTTTGGTTGGTGACGTGGTGAAAAACGGCCGTCGCGGCTCGCTGGGCGCCAAGCTCACGGTCAAAGGCATTCAGGGTCACGTCGCCTATCCACACTTGGCGAAGAACCCGATCCACCTCGCTGCTCCAGCGCTGGCCGAACTGGCCGCCGAGCACTGGGATCACGGTAACGATTTCTTCCCGCCGACCAGTTTCCAGATTTCCAACGTCAACTCCGGCACCGGCGCGACCAACGTGATTCCGGGTGATCTGGTGGCGGTGTTCAACTTCCGCTTCTCTACCGAATCGACCGTCGAAGGCCTGCAGAAACGTGTGGCCGATATTCTCGACAAGCACGATCTGGACTGGCATATCGACTGGGCGCTGTCCGGCCTGCCGTTCCTCACCGAACCGGGCGCACTGCTTGACGCGGTGTCGGCGAGCATCAAGGACATCACCGGTCGCGAGACCAAAGCGTCGACCAGCGGTGGCACCTCCGATGGCCGCTTTATCGCGACCATGGGCACGCAAGTGGTTGAACTGGGCCCGGTCAACGCGACCATTCACCAGGTCAACGAACGCGTGCTGGCAGCCGATCTCGACGTACTGACCGAGATCTACTACCAGACAATGATCAAGTTGCTCGCCTGA